The sequence AGCTTGTAAGGAGGGCGGCTTCTGCCCCGTATGCGATTCGTGCGTAAGCGAGTGGTTGCCGCTGAACCGTCTTGTAGGCGATGGAGTTTACCGAAAAGAGCCGGAAGGAAGACTTTGTCCTGTGTGCGCCTCTTTTGAGCGAACACGCCACTTCTGGATGTATATAGAGAAGGCAGAGATACTCAAAGAAAATACACGTATGCTCCATGTCGCTCCTGAAAAGGGACTTGAGGCGAAGCTGCGCCCCATGCTGGGGAAAAACTATATAACAGCTGACCTGCTTAAGAAGAATGTGGATTATAACGTTGACTTGACGGATCTTCCCTTTGCGGACAATTCTTTCGATTTTATCTACTGCAGCAATGTCTTGGAGCATATTCACAATGATGCCAAGGCTATGAGTGAGCTTTACAGGGTTCTGGAGGAAGGCGGAATGGCGTATATTCATGTTCCTATAGATGGGGTGGTCACGCAGTACGACCCCTCTATCACATCGCCGGAGGAACGGATGAGGCTTTACGGTCAGGCTCAACATGTGCGCATGTACGGAAGGGATATTTCTGTTTCTCTCACAAGAGCCGGCTTCAAGGTGGAGGAGCTTATAATGCCCGATTTTCTGGACATAGATGCGGATTTGCAGAGATACTACAACTGCGCCAAGCGTGAAATGGTTCATTTCTGCTATAAATAACATGCCGAAAAGGAGCTGAAATGAACAGAAACTACGCAGAAAGCTATATAAAAAAACTGACCGCCCTTCTGGAAAATACTGATACGGAAGCGGTTAACAGAATAATTGAACTCCTTGAAGAGCTCGACCCCTTTGAAAACACCGTCTATTTCATGGGCAACGGCGGGAGCGCCGCCACAGCTTCTCATTTTGCAACGGATCTAGGCGTGGGGCTGAAGCTCAGGGGCATAAAAAATTTCAGCGTCATCTGCCTTTCCGATAATATTCCGGCGGTTACGGCTATTTCAAATGATGTGGGCTACGACAACATATTCTACGCCCAGCTAAAAAACCGCCTTAAAAAAGGAGATGTGCTGGTAGCCATCTCCGCCAGCGGCAATTCCCCGAACATAGTAAAGGCAGCCGAATACGCCAAAAAGACCGGGACAAGAATAATAGGCTGCACAGGGTTTGACGGCGGAAAGCTCAGAGAACTCTCCGACATAAATTTTCACGTACAGACTGAAAAAGGCGAATACGGGCTTGTGGAAGACATGCACATGATACTCGATCATATAATTTATTCCTACTTTGTGGCAACAAAGGAAGGGGCATCCACAAAGTATACTCTGGAGTAGTGATGATAAAAGCGGGCATGGCAGGATTCGGCAAAATGGGCAGAATAAGGGCGGCTGAGATAGCGAAAAGTCCGGTGATAAACCTCACCGCCGTTTATGATATAGATAAAAATATTCTCCCGGCGGACGTGCACATCTGTGATAATTTCGATCGCCTGCTGGAGCAGGATATAGACTCGGTTTTCATCTGCACCTACAATAACGTGACAGCGGAATACACCAAAAAGGCGCTGCTTGCCGGAAAGCATGTTTTCTGCGAAAAACCTCCGGCGACAACCTATTCTGAACTGAAAGAGGTGGAGGAGGTTGCGAAAAGCTCCGGTCTCGTGCTGAAATACGGATTTAACCACCGTTTTCACTATTCTGTCATAAAAGCGAAGGAGATCATAGATTCCGGCAGCTACGGGCGGATTCTCTGGATGCGCGGTGTTTACGGCAAGGCGGGCAGCATAGACTATGACAAAAACTGGCGCAACTACCGCAAATACAGCGGCGGCGGAATCCTCATAGATCAGGGCATACACATGCTTGACTTGATGCTTCACTTCGCCGGCGAGCCGTTCACGAGGATAAACAGCTTTGTCACCAGCCTTTACTGGAAGGTGGAGGCGGAGGACAACGCATTTGCCATAATGCAGACCGATAAAAACGTAACAGCCATGCTCCACTCCTCTGCCACTCAGTGGCGGCATAAGTTCCTGCTTGAGATATGTCTTGAGGACGGTTTTGTGAATCTGGACGGTATTCTCTCCGCAACACGCAGCTATGCGCCCGAAAAGCTTGTCACCGGACGCAGGGAGTTTGAGGATGTCACCTTCGCCATGGGCAAGCCCAAAGAGGAGACCACATGGTTTGAGTATGACGATTCGTGGAAGCTTGAACTTGAGGACTTTATAAGCGCAGTCACGGAGAGTGCTCCCCTTAAGCACGGCAGCATAGACGAGGCGCTGGGCGTTATGGAACTTGTGGACAGGATATACAGAAACTCAGGTGTATGTGATGCCCACTGAGATAGGCGTTACAACTGTAGCTTTCAGCAAAAATGATTTCCTCCGCAGAAAAGCGGAGGAGATGTCCGGCGGGGTTATATTCAACCCATTCGGACGCAGACTGACATTTGATGAACTGACAGAGATTTACAGAGACTGTACGGCGCTGATCGTCGGTCTGGATAAAATAAACGAAAAAACTCTTGCCGCCCTGCCGAAGCTTAAGGCAGTCGCCAAGTACGGCGTGGGGCTTGATAATATAGACCTTGCCGCATGCGCGGAACACGGCGTACGGGTTTTCGGAGCGGAGGGCGTAAACAGGCGTTCCGTGGCGGAGCTTGTGCTGGGGTTCATGCTGGGGCATATGCGCAATATTTTTGCCTCATCCTTGAGAATGCGCGGCGGAGATTGGGTAAAAAACGGCGGGTGTGAGCTCTCCGGCAAAACAGTGGGGATGATAGGCACGGGGAACATCGGGCGTGAAGTCGTGATGCTGCTTAAGCCTTTCGGGTGCAGGATTCTCTGCAATGACATACTCCCGATTGATGACTTCTGCGCGGCAAACGGCGCGCAGCCAGCCTCAAAGAAGGAGATTTTCCGCAATGCTGACATAATAACCCTCCATGTGCCGCTGACGGCGGAAACAGAGCATATGATAAACGAGCAGGCATTGCGGCTTATGAAGCCGTATGCCCTTTTGATAAACACTTCCCGCGGCGGCGTGGTTGACACGGATGCGGTGAAGACAGCGTTAAAGGAAAAACGCCTCGGCGGAGCCTGTTTTGATGTTTACGATACAGAGCCGTTTTATGATGAGGAGCTCTGCGGGATGGAAAACGTGGTCTGCACGCCGCACATAGGCGGCAACTCCGAAGAGGCTGTGAGGGCAATGGGCGAAGCGGCGCTGAGAGCTCTCCTGAACTGGTGCAGAGGTGTTTGACGAAAGGCGCGCCGGAAGCTTCATACGGAGCGCAGGCAGGGAAGCTCTGGCGGCGGGCAGCGAATGTCTGTCAGATTCGGGCAGGGATATAAAGCTTAAGGCGGATATGGAGCTACATGAAAAGCTGAGCCTGTTCCTTACGGACTTTACAGGGCTTTCTGTTCTCTCAGAAGAGGGGGAACAGCCGGATTATACATCGGTGCAGGGCTCATTCTGGATACTCGATCCGCTGGACGGATCATATAATTTTCACAGAGGGCTGCCCCATGCGGCTGTTTCCGTTTCCCTGTGGAAAGGCGGTGCGCCGCAGGTATCGTATGTGTATGACATTTTCAGGGACACACTGTATTATGCCGGAACAGGCGGCGGATGCTTCGCAGACGGCGGGAAGATACATTGCAGTGATGCTGATTCTGCCTGTCAAGCCGCTGTCGCTTCAGGATTCTCTGTGTATAGAGATTATTCCGATGAAGAAATGCTGAAAGACATAGCGTTCTTGAGGCGGTTTAAAAAGATAAGGTTCATAGGCAGTGCGGCGCTTTCTCTAGCTTATGTGGCGGAAGGTAGGCTGGACGCTTATTTTGAAACAGATATAGGCATATGGGACGTGGCGGCGGGGCTCGGTCTGGTGAAAGCTGCCGGAGGAACCTACAGGCTTGAGAAAGGCAGCGCCCCGAACAAAGTCACGGTTTTAGCCCACAACGGAAGGCTTGGTTTATGAAAGTAATCTGCATGATACCCGCCAGACTCGGGAGCCAGAGGCTGAGACAGAAAAACCTCCGCACAATAAACGGTGTGCCGCTGTTTGCCCTTGCGGTACGCAAGGCTCTTGCCGCAGGAGTATTTGATGAGGTGTGGGCAAATACGGAGAGTGATGAACTCGGCAGACTTGCCTTAAGCGAAGGAGCACTGTTCCACAAAAGACCGGAGAAGCTGGCGGACAACGCCGCCACCAGCGAGGACTTTGTTTACGAATTTCTCACTCACCATCAGTGTGATTACGTTGTGCAGCTTCATTCCATAGCGCCGCTTCTCTCCGCTGGGGAAATAAACGGATTCACACAGTTTCTCGCTGAAAGCGGCTGCGATACACTGCTGAGTGTTGAGGAAATAATTCTGGAATGCCTGTTTGACGGCAGTCCGGTTAATTTTACATTTGATAGAAAGGAAAACTCGCAGGATCTCAAGCCTGTTTCAAAGATAGCGTGGAGCATAACGGGCTGGAAACGTGAAACATATATAAAAGCATACGAAAGCGGAGGCTGCGGAACCTATTCCGGCGTCGTGAAAAGCTTTCCGCTGCAAAAATACTCCGCTCACGTGATAAAAACGGAAGAAGATTTAATGATTGCCGAAACACTGTACTCTCTTCACAGAGGGCAGACATGACCGAGTACGCAGTTTTCGGAACAGGAAGAGCCGCGGAAAACGCACTCCGCTGGGCAGATGAGGCGGGGTATCCCATCGCCTGCATAGTTGACGATTTTGCGGAAGGGGAGTTCAGGGGATTCAAAATCATAGGCTGGGCGGAGTTCCTTAAAACTCAGAACCGTTTCGCCGCACTGATCACCGGACGCGGGCAGAAGGGTAATATCCATAACCGCTCGGGAGTGTTTATTCCAGTGATCACCGCGTCACAGCTTATGCCCGAAGGCTTTGACCCCGCAAGGAATACTGCCGGACTCCTCTCGCTAAAAGATAAACACAAAGGGGAAAGATGCTTCATAATAGGTAACGGACCAAGCCTTACTGCTGAGGCTCTTGGTATGCTCAAAGATGAAGTATGCTTTGCTTCCAATAAAATATATCTCATATATGAGCAGACAAAGTGGCGCCCCGCTTACTACTTTGTTGAGGATTATCTCGTGGCGGAGAACTGCCGTGATGTGATAAACTCATTAAAATGCAGTAAGTTTTTTGAATACGGAGTGCTGGAAAAGCTCAGGACGGACGAGGATACCTTTGCTTACGGCTATGCGGACATGCTTTTTTCCTGTGATGTGGTTCACGGCGTTGCCGGCGGATACAGCGTTACGGCTTCCCAGCTTCAATTCGCCAAATACATGGGATTTAAGAAAGTTTACTTTATAGGCATGGATTTCTGCTTCACTGTGCCGGAGGGGAGCACAGGAGCAGTGATAGAGAGCGCGGGTGAACGCAACCACTTTCATCCGGACTACCGCAAAAAAGGGGAGAAATGGACTTTCCCCGAGCTGGAAAAGCAGAAAGCATTTTTTGACTATGTGAGAGAGAACATAACAGGCGGCGATTTCAGGGTTTACAACGCTTCGGAGAGGACAATGCTTGACTCCTTCCCGAAGGTTTCCCTCAGGGCGCTGCTGAAGGATATAAAATGAGCGGCAGACCGTTTATTTCGGTGATTCTGAATAATTATAATTACGGCAGGTATCTTGAGGATGCGGTGCGCTCCGTTCTTAGCCAATCGTTCAGCGATTTCGAGCTTATCATAGTAGATGACGGCTCTGCGGATGATTCACGCATAATTGCGGAAAAACTTGCTGCTGAGGATTCACGCATATCTCCGGTGTTCAAAGCGAACGGCGGACAGGCAAGCGCCTTCAACGCAGGAGTGAAAGCGTCCTCCGGCGAGGTGTTGTGCTTTCTGGACAGTGACGATATGTACGCCCCGACCAAGCTTGAGGAGACTGCAAAGGCGCACATGGAAGGCGCTGAATACATCTATACCGACCATCAGGCTGTGGATGGGAACGGCAGAGAGTGCGGGGACGGTCTCAAGCGCTATCCTTACTGCGGGTGGAATATATTCCCTGTCTATTATCTCTCAAAATACCCGGGCAACGTGACCTCAACACTTTCTGTCTCAAGAAAGCTTGCGGAGAAAATCTTCCCTGTGAATGAAGAGGACTGGCGCATTCAGGCTGACGACACCATAGTTTTTCAGGCGGCATTTCTCGCCAAGTCGCTGTACATTGATAAAAAACTTACGCTGTACCGTCTGCACGGCGGCAACGGCTACTACGGTAAAGAGCATTCCGAGGACTTCAAATACACGCTTCTGCGCAGGCGGAACAGCCTCAAGGACGAAGCACTGAAAAAAGCGGGGATAAGCGGAACATTCCTCAAGAACGGCTGGAACCTTTCGTCTGAATTCCGCACCCGTGAATACATGGATAAGGAGCTTCTGAAGCTCTACCGCCGGATACTCTGGTACTGCATGGATATGCCGCTTCTCGGGAAAATCAAAACCGACAGGGAGTTAAAACGCATATTCAGGGAGAGGAAAATTGACTGATAAAGCTATAGCCGCTGTTCAGGCTCACACGGATGAAAATCTCTCCATCGGCAGCGCTGAAATGCCGCTGGTCTCAGTCATTGTCACCAGCTTTAACTATGAAAAATATCTTCGTGAGTGTGTGGATTCCTGCCTTAATCAGGATTATCCGCTCATTCAGCTTATTATAACCGATGACTGCTCCTCCGACGGCAGCAGGCGGATCATAGAGGAATATTCGGACAGGGCGGAGATAGTTCTTCACCACGAAAACAAGGGTCAGCTTGCCGCTTTCTTCTCAGGGCTTGAGAGAGCAAAGGGTGAGTTTACCGTCTTCGTGGACGCTGATGATTTTCTGGATTTGGATGCGGTTTCGGCGCATATATACCTCCACCTGTTCCGCAGCCCTCCCGCGGGCTTCACCTGCCTTCGCAACAGGCAGGTTTCGGAAAGCTCCGCGATTCTCAGCAGCTTCCATCCGGACTTCATAGCGCCGGAGGAGATAACCTATCTTCCACCGAGAGTGATCCATACGCCCACATGGAGCTGGAGCACCACAAGCGCCATGATGTTCAGGACGGATCTGCTCAGGCTGATAAAAACGGAAAATACCGAT is a genomic window of Geovibrio thiophilus containing:
- a CDS encoding inositol monophosphatase family protein, encoding MFDERRAGSFIRSAGREALAAGSECLSDSGRDIKLKADMELHEKLSLFLTDFTGLSVLSEEGEQPDYTSVQGSFWILDPLDGSYNFHRGLPHAAVSVSLWKGGAPQVSYVYDIFRDTLYYAGTGGGCFADGGKIHCSDADSACQAAVASGFSVYRDYSDEEMLKDIAFLRRFKKIRFIGSAALSLAYVAEGRLDAYFETDIGIWDVAAGLGLVKAAGGTYRLEKGSAPNKVTVLAHNGRLGL
- a CDS encoding phosphoglycerate dehydrogenase, with translation MPTEIGVTTVAFSKNDFLRRKAEEMSGGVIFNPFGRRLTFDELTEIYRDCTALIVGLDKINEKTLAALPKLKAVAKYGVGLDNIDLAACAEHGVRVFGAEGVNRRSVAELVLGFMLGHMRNIFASSLRMRGGDWVKNGGCELSGKTVGMIGTGNIGREVVMLLKPFGCRILCNDILPIDDFCAANGAQPASKKEIFRNADIITLHVPLTAETEHMINEQALRLMKPYALLINTSRGGVVDTDAVKTALKEKRLGGACFDVYDTEPFYDEELCGMENVVCTPHIGGNSEEAVRAMGEAALRALLNWCRGV
- a CDS encoding 6-hydroxymethylpterin diphosphokinase MptE-like protein, whose amino-acid sequence is MTEYAVFGTGRAAENALRWADEAGYPIACIVDDFAEGEFRGFKIIGWAEFLKTQNRFAALITGRGQKGNIHNRSGVFIPVITASQLMPEGFDPARNTAGLLSLKDKHKGERCFIIGNGPSLTAEALGMLKDEVCFASNKIYLIYEQTKWRPAYYFVEDYLVAENCRDVINSLKCSKFFEYGVLEKLRTDEDTFAYGYADMLFSCDVVHGVAGGYSVTASQLQFAKYMGFKKVYFIGMDFCFTVPEGSTGAVIESAGERNHFHPDYRKKGEKWTFPELEKQKAFFDYVRENITGGDFRVYNASERTMLDSFPKVSLRALLKDIK
- a CDS encoding glycosyltransferase family 2 protein, producing the protein MSGRPFISVILNNYNYGRYLEDAVRSVLSQSFSDFELIIVDDGSADDSRIIAEKLAAEDSRISPVFKANGGQASAFNAGVKASSGEVLCFLDSDDMYAPTKLEETAKAHMEGAEYIYTDHQAVDGNGRECGDGLKRYPYCGWNIFPVYYLSKYPGNVTSTLSVSRKLAEKIFPVNEEDWRIQADDTIVFQAAFLAKSLYIDKKLTLYRLHGGNGYYGKEHSEDFKYTLLRRRNSLKDEALKKAGISGTFLKNGWNLSSEFRTREYMDKELLKLYRRILWYCMDMPLLGKIKTDRELKRIFRERKID
- a CDS encoding cytidylyltransferase domain-containing protein codes for the protein MKVICMIPARLGSQRLRQKNLRTINGVPLFALAVRKALAAGVFDEVWANTESDELGRLALSEGALFHKRPEKLADNAATSEDFVYEFLTHHQCDYVVQLHSIAPLLSAGEINGFTQFLAESGCDTLLSVEEIILECLFDGSPVNFTFDRKENSQDLKPVSKIAWSITGWKRETYIKAYESGGCGTYSGVVKSFPLQKYSAHVIKTEEDLMIAETLYSLHRGQT
- a CDS encoding class I SAM-dependent methyltransferase; its protein translation is MTGDKACKEGGFCPVCDSCVSEWLPLNRLVGDGVYRKEPEGRLCPVCASFERTRHFWMYIEKAEILKENTRMLHVAPEKGLEAKLRPMLGKNYITADLLKKNVDYNVDLTDLPFADNSFDFIYCSNVLEHIHNDAKAMSELYRVLEEGGMAYIHVPIDGVVTQYDPSITSPEERMRLYGQAQHVRMYGRDISVSLTRAGFKVEELIMPDFLDIDADLQRYYNCAKREMVHFCYK
- a CDS encoding D-sedoheptulose-7-phosphate isomerase yields the protein MNRNYAESYIKKLTALLENTDTEAVNRIIELLEELDPFENTVYFMGNGGSAATASHFATDLGVGLKLRGIKNFSVICLSDNIPAVTAISNDVGYDNIFYAQLKNRLKKGDVLVAISASGNSPNIVKAAEYAKKTGTRIIGCTGFDGGKLRELSDINFHVQTEKGEYGLVEDMHMILDHIIYSYFVATKEGASTKYTLE
- a CDS encoding glycosyltransferase family 2 protein, which gives rise to MTDKAIAAVQAHTDENLSIGSAEMPLVSVIVTSFNYEKYLRECVDSCLNQDYPLIQLIITDDCSSDGSRRIIEEYSDRAEIVLHHENKGQLAAFFSGLERAKGEFTVFVDADDFLDLDAVSAHIYLHLFRSPPAGFTCLRNRQVSESSAILSSFHPDFIAPEEITYLPPRVIHTPTWSWSTTSAMMFRTDLLRLIKTENTDAFRVCADYYIAHFANLLGGSLLFDRAKVNYRRHGKNLFAKNFIIGGNRPTGSLLHHGHPAHETLQKEIVTKMIEKRAEFEPYFSDEIRYAAAILFAAPFELIENFLPFPPELAELLKSAEPEVMRIRDEQIRLKKAARAMLDEEINARSLEKMKDGLKKRLGI
- a CDS encoding Gfo/Idh/MocA family protein, with amino-acid sequence MIKAGMAGFGKMGRIRAAEIAKSPVINLTAVYDIDKNILPADVHICDNFDRLLEQDIDSVFICTYNNVTAEYTKKALLAGKHVFCEKPPATTYSELKEVEEVAKSSGLVLKYGFNHRFHYSVIKAKEIIDSGSYGRILWMRGVYGKAGSIDYDKNWRNYRKYSGGGILIDQGIHMLDLMLHFAGEPFTRINSFVTSLYWKVEAEDNAFAIMQTDKNVTAMLHSSATQWRHKFLLEICLEDGFVNLDGILSATRSYAPEKLVTGRREFEDVTFAMGKPKEETTWFEYDDSWKLELEDFISAVTESAPLKHGSIDEALGVMELVDRIYRNSGVCDAH